Within Channa argus isolate prfri chromosome 4, Channa argus male v1.0, whole genome shotgun sequence, the genomic segment ATCAtcacaaagataaaaatgaCTGCTAAAAGGCAAGTGTATCTGTGAAACTTACAGTAAtcatttacattaatatttgatAGCAGATTTTAGCTTCAGTGTGACAGAAAATAGTTTTTCCTTTGAATCTATTCTGGTGCCTGTTATAGGCTTTGGAGCCATTGTCCTGACTGTGTCATTTTTGATCTTACGGTTTTTCCTTAttgtatgtttgcattttccTTGTCGTTTCGTTTCCAGCCTGTTTCAGTGTCCAGGAAGTTGTCTGCTCGGGAGCAAAGGGACTGTGAAGTCATTGAGAGACTCATCAAATCATACTTTCTTATCGTACGGAAAAACATCCAAGACAGGTAAACCTGGTCATTTTTATCAACCacctattttgtttgtttatttgatttgtttccaAATGTTGAAATATATATGATTCATCTGCTCTTCCCGGATCATGTTGTTTGTGCTCAGTGTACCAAAAGCAGTGATGCACTTTCTGGTAAACCACGTGAAGGACTGTCTGCAGAGTGAGCTGGTGGGTCAGTTATACAAGACGGCCTTGCTGAACGACCTGTTGACAGAGTCTGAGGACATGGCTCTTAGACGCAGCGAGGCTGCTGACATGCTCAAGGTAAGGGATTTGTCAAGGGTCATTAcagataacaacaacaacaacaacaacaagatcCAGTATCAGTCACTCACTTGattctttttaaaacctttactgCAGTCactataaaacatgaaaaattcaGCACTGACTTTAGTAGAGATACTTTTTGGTCCTAGAACATGTACtgtaacaaaaaacatttccagacCCCCATTGCTTACaaatattaaagctacagtacgACAAGGAAAAAGGCACACAGGGTTAGTGTTTCAGTGTTATAttaacattaaatcattttaacagatgcttttagCAACTAGCAAGTGAATCTCACACAACAGGAGTAACTTGAAGTTTAGTGTCTTCCCCAACATGTGGACCAGAGGCGCTGAGCTAGGGCCGGGTGATTCGAAACTGCCTTGGtatatattacaataaaacTTCCCTGTAACAATGATAAAcaagatttgtttttgaatCAATAAATGTTCTCTATTTCCATAAACTTTGTTCACAATCAGCTAATTAAACAGTAACTTAATTACGTAGTGGCCCTATGGGGCTAAAACATAGCTTTTGGGAGGACAACAAGCAAATGtgagcaaaaaaacaatgtctCAAACCTGCAGGTGTTGTAGCTTCTCTCCATCGTAGTTACACTCTTCTATATAGCTTTTTGCTGCATAGGTGACTGAAAACGTGAAGTTGCgaatttgaaaattaattagGGCCAACCAGTGAGTGGCTATGTCAGACAAAGAATTTAGCGCATAAATTCTGAGTCAATAGACCGGTTTCTGATGGGTGATGTTGACTGCAAATCGGAGGTAGAAAGTGTTTCCTaatgaatgggaagcaacaggAGAGGAACTTGGGAAGTTGTGGGTAAAACTGCACATATCCCAAAAGTAAGGATCAGAAAATGTTAAACGTCCCAAGAAGGAGCTGAAAGTCTAGAATTAGTTGAATTAGTTAGAGCAGTCTAATCAGAGCTCTGGATTTTATGAAGCTGTAGATGGATTTATGCTGACACTATAGACTGCaattgtacattgtacaataataataaaggtCAAACTGCTGACCGTGCAATTAGCGGGTGGCCCACACTATCTCCTCAGCTAAAGCTTTAAAACAGTGGTCAGATGACCATGTTggtgtttaaagttttaattcCTTCCTTCCTTGTAGTTCCTGTTGTAGTGACTGTCGTTCATACTGAACATTAAGAGATGTCTTGCTAATGCtttttcaatgtaaaaatggaaaacaaaatacaccTTCCTTGTTCTGTGTAGGAAGGTATAAAAGAAAGTTTATTTGAAGTTAGACACAGCAAGTATTTATGTTCCAAAGTTATTTATGGTACAAATTCCTCTTGGTGTCCCTCTTTGTTTGAGCTAAAGTGGAATGATGGTAAAAAAGTTCTatctttcaaacaaaaaaaaattatttgacagTAAAACAGCTTGTCCCTGCATGtgggcaaaaatgtttaattcagacactttcacttttttttttaattcctttgtGCAGGCGTTGCAGAAAGCCAGCCAGGTGATAGCAGAGATCAGAGAAACACACCTATGGTGATAGCGGCCTCTCTTCAACAAGCAGCCTTCATGCGACATGAACCCTCATCCTCTTAAAACAACCCCCGATACCATTGCTGAGTCTCCCAGCACATTACACTGCAGAGACGAACAGTCTGAAAATGCACTGGTGTGGATATGTGAATAAGGAAACCTATTGTTAATGTACTGTACGGACTTGGATTTAATGCAGGGTGGTACATAACGCTTTTCCATCATCAGCATCACACACGCTCCTTTACGggattattatatttttcttgcagttaaattaataaaaatatatagatgATGTTATGCACCACCACTACGTGGAGCCTTGCTGAGGAATCTCTGGTCTTAAAGtagatttgaataaaaatagaaaaagcagaaatgtcaaacacatgCTACTCATCCTGTCAATTCTTTCATTATATGTTGTaaaacattgtctttttttcttaagtaaaatacacttaatttaaatattttgttgtgaAAATATTCCAACATTTTTACGCATTAGAAcaatttacactttacacattaaaagacagtattatttttttatttagaagacTGCTGAAATAAATGATTCTGCCAGAGTTTTTGTATTATACAATAGTGCTACAAGCTGGAAAGAATTACACAACAGCAGAGACAATTCTGCAGAGAGGGTGTAatgattatttattgttttggtaTCATGATAATTGACATTTGACTCGATACAACAGAACCATGAGTACACACACGTTAAAAACACGGGCCAGACACTGTTGTCACTGTTGCCTCTAGTAGATGCTTTACCTCATCCTGCCGCCCATCTTGCCCTTGCCACGACCTTTAGCACTAAAAGGTGCGGGAAAAGCACAGCGAGCCATGAGTTCAGGGCAAGTGGAGGTCTTTCAGTTGCTGCATTCAACTCATTTGTGCACAGACTTTGTTTTGGCAAGTGCAGTATCCCAAGAACAGTTAATGTGTTGGAAATCATAAAATAGTTTCTGtacttaatattttattaatattttaagtgCTAGGATTTGACATCAGAATTTAAGGCTTCCTTTCTCATATGATGGTCCACAGTGTATGATTTTCTATAGATTTATTTTGGGCTTATTGTCAAACTGTTTGccactgtcaaataaaattgctAAGAAAATGGTCGAGACGTTGTCTCTCCTTTATAGATAAGTTAATTCGGCAATTTCTCATAACTTGATTTGTTAATgctgtgtttccattttaaatcGTCTGTGACAATCCCGTTTTCTAGTGCACGTCTTCAGAAGTGGCTGGATGCCAGTGTACATTTTACTGGTATATTTGCATGCAGTAATTGACTTATTTGTACGAGTGGAGAACAGTGAGCCCAGAGAcagttgtggctcaaatatagTTTTAGAAGATCTTTGGTCAAAATgatgcatttaacatttatgtaaaacagtttaaattaaCATATTACAAAATGTAGCTATTACTATATATATTCTGTATAGAATTTCAGAAACAGAATTCAGTGAATGGACTCTGGATTCTAGTCTCAGTTGTAGTCTAGAGTAAATCCTCTGAAGGGTTTCTGTACTTACTTATGGTGGTCCTGGACTCTGGCAAGAAGCAGGTTAATCTGAAATGAAACGTAAgcgttttataaaaaaaacacctgacaTGTCCAGTTCTTAACCATATCATACGTGTCCGTTACTTGAGAGAGTGAGGAGCCTGAATAactgttcatgtttatttttgtctgtatagtatgaatgtaaaatattgatttctcctgtaaaatctgtttctgtttccattAAATTAAATACTCAGTTTATCTGATTTCATCAAACATTATAGGAGATCTTGTTTTTTCACTAggcacatcatcatcatcatcatcatcatcgttgTTTGTAGACTTACATCATACTTCTGTCTTTTGAGTTTCTCACTAAGATCAAACTTCTCAGCTTCCAGGCCCATCAGCCATTGCCACAGCTCATTGGCTTtctccctgcacacacacacacacacacacacacacacacacacacataaaaaaaccaATCACAAGGCACATTATGAGCAGCTCGTTCATTGATCTCTGCATTAACCTGAACCAGCTGTATTTATTATGACAGGTTTCAGGCAATGTTGAGATAAACATGAAGGTCTGCAGAGCTCTTACTTGAGTTTATCCTCGTTCAGATGATCAACATTCAAAGGCTTCTTGCGTTCAGCCAGgaccttcctcttcttctccctctctgtttgtttctttccttttctgttgTCAGTCTGTTTTGGTAAAAGTACAGctaattgaattttatttattaattaatgttgATGAAGCAACAAagtggaaattttttttttattactttttacaaaaacaaaattcacacTTTCATGGGAGGACGAGTGATTTACTTAACAGTAGAAGAAGAATTCTGATTCTTTgcttaaaagtacaaaaacgaaccttgtgtttttctttgaattACCTTTTGTCCAGCACTGTATTGCTGGGTCATGTTTGAGAGAACCTTCTTCTTCTTGGCATCCTCATCCTGCTTCTTACGGTGCTCCTCCTGCTCCCTGCgttccttctcctcctgtttACCAGCAAAGGTAATAATTTAGAGCTGCTGCCATAGTGTTAGGATTCGTGGATTCCTGTCAAAAAGGACATGAGTAGGTGGGCAGGGTGAACATACCGCAAGTCTGAcctgcctctccctctctctctctgctcggATCCTGTGCTGCTCTGCTCGCTCAGCTCGACGCTTCTCCTATAAAAGAAACTGGTATAGTCACAATGATTTCGCCCAGAgacaaagatttttattttgactgacAGACTCACAATTCTGTTCACGAGGGCAATGAggtcctcttcctctttcttcctctggaTAAAATGTGCTTCGATCAGAGACTGCAGCTCGGACAGGTCTTTCTCCTGGCGCTTCCTGTGGATGTCCTGTCACCAATCCAGGATGAGAacttaaaaatgtgtcacactGGGCCCAAATGGatactttgtttgtcttttttaagaAGAAAGAGACATTTAAAAGGGCTGACTCACATCAAAGTCCACTTTTTCTCCATCAGGGATCTTTGGGGCAGTAATATTTGTCATAAACCTGCAGACATAAATAGCTTATGAATATATaatctgtatatatatatatggtgtTTTAACTGCTCAAGAAGTGGTGCGATGCTTACTTAGGTTTGGGCTTTGACTCATCTGGGACAAGGAAGAGAAAATAGTAGCCACTCGAAGTTAGTTAAAGTAATTTCATGCGTATATTTAAGTGGTAAATCATAAGCAAAGTAGTTTCTCACCTGTTGCCTCATCTTGTGCTGATGTTCAGCAACATGAATGATCAGTGACAAGTttgaaaatcaattaaataataataatgaaatatatcAAAACATGTGCAGAAACAACATCTTACCTTCTTCCTCCCTTCAGAAAAAAATTAGTATtgagagaaggaaaaataatGTTATTGTGATGCATTCACTAAATAGTACTACAAAAAATAGcatcattaattaaataaaaatacagaattataTGATTGATTACGTACTGAACACCCTCCTCCAAGCCTTCTTCTGTGTCAGACATCTTGTTAAGCGTGAGCCCTGCAAAATGGATCCACGTTAGACTATTTTTAAATTGGCGAACATGTCTGATCACTAGGTCACAGAGCAGGGCATGAGATGGCAGCCTGCACAACGTTTGAACTATGAGTTTTAACACTGACCCAGCTATCGCAGCTCACTGGAGATATTTCACTGAAGCAATCAGGTATAATCAGAAAATACTCGAGCTAATATG encodes:
- the tnnt2d gene encoding troponin T2d, cardiac — its product is MSDTEEGLEEGVQEEEAQDEATDESKPKPKFMTNITAPKIPDGEKVDFDDIHRKRQEKDLSELQSLIEAHFIQRKKEEEDLIALVNRIEKRRAERAEQHRIRAERERERQVRLAEEKERREQEEHRKKQDEDAKKKKVLSNMTQQYSAGQKTDNRKGKKQTEREKKRKVLAERKKPLNVDHLNEDKLKEKANELWQWLMGLEAEKFDLSEKLKRQKYDINLLLARVQDHHNAKGRGKGKMGGRMR